A section of the Triplophysa dalaica isolate WHDGS20190420 chromosome 8, ASM1584641v1, whole genome shotgun sequence genome encodes:
- the LOC130427806 gene encoding proline-rich protein 36-like isoform X5, producing MVCFETAEAEMIVEDVQPITSWADSIDDEDEYFYNVSRAPIPSWAVMDVTFEAAEDPEPSPSGPVRAEIPVVQKRVIRDGWRSRVVLKKTSVMPPVTTDSAGHPSKLERQKEKSESLVPPAPASVPKTAPRDAVDTPKVSKKPRRRKRKIANAPSQSEEINGQETSTEPITPDSPPQQESSAQRLDEPDQVKSESLIPPADAADPKAAPRDAVDTPKVSKKPRRRKRKMANASSQNQGIGGQETSTAPSFTPPSPPQKKSTSKTLKSRVPPAPAAALKTAAVVQKRVIRDGWKSRVVWQKTSVMPPVTTDSAGHPSKLERQKEKSESLVPPAPASVPKTAPRDAVDTPKVSSEPRRRIRKVSKDITHWMKRCVMCIVGFLTKSGDWWTRDVHSTLLHATFSTLKSTSKTLKSRVPPAPAAALKTAVNKKRVIRDGWRSWVIWQKTSVMPPVTTDSAGHPSKLERQKEKSESVVPPAPASVPRAAPSQSEEINGQETSTEPIMPDSPPQQESSAQRLDEPDQVKSESLIPPADAADPKAAPRDAVDTPKVSKKPRRRKRKIAKAPSQSEEINGQETSTEPIMPNSPPQQESSAQRLDEPDPVKSESLIPPADAAVPKAAPRDAVDTPKVSKKPRRRKRKIANASSQNQGIGGQDTSRGPSFTPPSPPQKESTKTLKSRVPPAPAAALKTAAVVQKRVIRDGWRSRVVWQKTSVMPPVTTDSAGHPSKLERQKEKSESLVPPAPASVPKTAPRDAVDTPKVSKKPRRRKRKVSKAPSQSEEINGQETSTEPIMPDSPPQQESSAQRLDEPDQVKSESLIPPADAADPKTAPRDAVDTPKVSKKPRRRKRKVANDITHWMKRCVMCIVGFLTKSGDWWTRDVHSTLLHATFSTLKSTSKALKSRVPPAPAAALKTAAVVQKRVIRDGWRSWVIWQKTSVMPPVTTDSAGHPSKLERQKEKSESLVPPAPASVPKTAPSQRQETGGQETATKPVVTPASPSEGQRSAWGTSLPQLQRPRDKPETLVPPAPADVPRAAPSQSEEINGQETSTEPITPDSPPQQESSAQRLDEPDQVKSESLIPQADAADPKAAPRDAVDTPKVSKKPRRRKRKMANASSQNQGIGGQETFTAPSFTPPSPPQKESTKTLKSRVPPAPAAALKTAPSQSEEINGQETSTEPITPDSPPQQESSAQRLDEPDPVKSESLIPPADAADPKAAPRDAVDTPKVSKKPRRRKRKVANASSQNQGIGGQETSRGPSFTPPSPPQNESSMRLDKPDPVKSEPLVPPADGALPKTVLRKQEIAGEETQRQEASDTGTSVVDLCERLEKVHQSSKPPARATQAPEPESNRK from the exons ATGGTTTGTTTCGAGACTGCCGAAGCAGAAATGATCGTCGAGGACGTTCAGCCCATAACTTCTTGGGCCGATTCCATCGACGATGAAGACGAATACTTCTATAATGTGTCCCGTGCGCCCATACCATCGTGGGCCGTCATGGATGTGACCTTTGAGGCGGCTGAAGATCCAGAGCCTTCACCTTCTGGCCCTGTGAGAGCAGAGATTC CTGTTGTCCAGAAGAGGGTCATTAGAGATGGGTGGAGAAGTCGGGTGGTTTTGAAAAAGACATCTGTGATGCCTCCCGTGACGACAGATTCAGCAGGTCACCCATCTAA GCTggagagacaaaaagagaaatctgAGTCCCTGGTACCTCCAGCACCAGCCTCTGTTCCAAAAACAG CTCCAAGAGATGCAGTTGACACACCAAAGGTTTCCAAGAAACCAAGGAGGAGGAAAAGAAAAATTGCAAATG CTCCCTCACAAAGCGAGGAGATCAATGGACAAGAGACGTCCACAGAACCCATCACGCCAGATTCTCCACCTCA acaggAGAGTTCTGCTCAGAGGCTGGATGAACCAGATCAAGTTAAATCTGAGTCCTTGATACCACCAGCTGATGCTGCCGATCCAAAAGCAG CTCCAAGAGATGCAGTTGACACACCAAAGGTTTCCAAGAAACCAAGGAGGAGGAAAAGAAAAATGGCAAATG CTTCCTCACAAAATCAGGGGATTGGTGGACAAGAGACGTCCACAGCACCCTCCTTCACGCCACCTTCTCCACCTCA GAAGAAGAGTACTTCAAAGACACTGAAGTCCCGGGTACCTCCAGCACCGGCAGCTGCTCTAAAAACAG CAGCTGTTGTCCAGAAGAGGGTCATTAGAGATGGGTGGAAAAGTCGGGTGGTTTGGCAAAAGACATCTGTGATGCCTCCCGTGACGACAGATTCAGCAGGTCACCCATCTAA GCTggagagacaaaaagagaaatctgAGTCCCTGGTACCTCCAGCACCAGCCTCTGTTCCAAAAACAG CTCCAAGAGATGCAGTTGACACACCAAAGGTTTCCAGCGAACCAAGGAGGAGGATAAGAAAAGTGTCAAAAG ATATCACTCATTGGATGAAGAGATGTGTCATGTGCattgttgg CTTCCTCACAAAATCAGGGGATTGGTGGACAAGAGACGTCCACAGCACCCTCCTTCACGCCACCTTCTCCACCTTA AAGAGTACTTCAAAGACACTGAAGTCCCGGGTACCTCCAGCACCGGCAGCTGCTCTAAAAACAG CTGTTAACAAGAAGAGGGTCATTAGAGATGGGTGGAGAAGTTGGGTGATTTGGCAAAAGACATCTGTGATGCCTCCCGTGACGACAGATTCAGCAGGTCACCCATCTAA GCTggagagacaaaaagagaaatctgAGTCCGTGGTACCTCCAGCACCAGCCTCTGTTCCAAGAGCAG CTCCCTCACAAAGCGAGGAGATCAATGGACAAGAGACGTCCACAGAACCCATCATGCCAGATTCTCCACCTCA acaggAGAGTTCTGCTCAGAGGCTGGATGAACCAGATCAAGTTAAATCTGAGTCCTTGATACCACCAGCTGATGCTGCCGATCCAAAAGCAG CTCCAAGAGATGCAGTGGACACACCAAAGGTTTCAAAGAAACCAAGGAGGAGGAAAAGAAAAATTGCAAAAG CTCCCTCACAAAGCGAGGAGATCAATGGACAAGAGACGTCCACAGAACCCATCATGCCAAATTCTCCACCTCA ACAGGAGAGTTCTGCTCAGAGGCTGGATGAACCAGATCCAGTTAAATCTGAGTCCTTGATACCACCAGCTGATGCTGCCGTTCCAAAAGCAG CTCCAAGAGATGCAGTGGACACACCAAAGGTTTCCAAGAAACCAAGGAGGAGGAAAAGAAAAATTGCAAATG CTTCCTCACAAAATCAGGGGATTGGTGGACAAGATACGTCCAGGGGACCCTCCTTCACGCCACCTTCTCCACCTCA GAAGGAGAGTACAAAGACACTGAAGTCCCGGGTACCTCCAGCACCGGCAGCTGCTCTAAAAACAG CAGCTGTTGTCCAGAAGAGGGTCATTAGAGATGGGTGGAGAAGTCGGGTGGTTTGGCAAAAGACATCTGTGATGCCTCCCGTGACGACAGATTCAGCAGGTCACCCATCTAA GCTggagagacaaaaagagaaatctgAGTCCCTGGTACCTCCAGCACCAGCCTCTGTTCCAAAAACAG CTCCAAGAGATGCAGTGGACACACCAAAGGTTTCCAAGAAACCAAGGAGGAGGAAAAGAAAAGTGTCAAAAG CTCCATCACAAAGCGAGGAGATCAATGGACAAGAGACGTCCACAGAACCCATCATGCCAGATTCTCCACCTCA ACAGGAGAGTTCTGCTCAGAGGCTGGATGAACCAGATCAAGTTAAATCTGAGTCCTTGATACCACCAGCTGATGCTGCCGATCCAAAAACAG CTCCAAGAGATGCAGTTGACACACCAAAGGTTTCCAAGAAACCAAGGAGGAGGAAAAGAAAAGTGGCAAATG ATATCACTCATTGGATGAAGAGATGTGTCATGTGCattgttgg CTTCCTCACAAAATCAGGGGATTGGTGGACAAGAGACGTCCACAGCACCCTCCTTCACGCCACCTTCTCCACCTTA AAGAGTACTTCAAAGGCACTGAAGTCCCGGGTACCTCCAGCACCGGCAGCTGCTCTAAAAACAG CAGCTGTTGTCCAGAAGAGGGTCATTAGAGATGGGTGGAGAAGTTGGGTGATTTGGCAAAAGACATCTGTGATGCCTCCTGTGACGACAGATTCAGCAGGTCACCCATCTAA GCTggagagacaaaaagagaaatctgAGTCCCTGGTACCTCCAGCACCAGCCTCTGTTCCAAAAACAG CTCCCTCACAAAGGCAAGAGACCGGTGGACAAGAGACGGCAACAAAGCCTGTCGTTACGCCAGCTTCTCCATCTGA GGGTCAGCGTTCTGCCTGGGGAACTTCTTTACCTCA GCTTCAGAGACCAAGAGACAAACCTGAGACCCTGGTACCTCCAGCACCTGCCGATGTTCCAAGAGCAG CTCCCTCACAAAGCGAGGAGATCAATGGACAAGAGACGTCCACAGAACCCATCACGCCAGATTCTCCACCTCA acaggAGAGTTCTGCTCAGAGGCTGGATGAACCAGATCAAGTTAAATCTGAGTCCTTGATACCGCAAGCTGATGCTGCCGATCCAAAAGCAG CTCCAAGAGATGCAGTTGACACACCAAAGGTTTCAAAGAAACCAAGGAGGAGGAAAAGAAAAATGGCAAATG CTTCCTCACAAAATCAGGGGATTGGTGGACAAGAGACGTTTACAGCACCCTCCTTCACGCCACCTTCTCCACCTCA GAAGGAGAGTACAAAGACACTGAAGTCCCGGGTACCTCCAGCACCGGCAGCTGCTCTAAAAACAG CTCCCTCACAAAGCGAGGAGATCAATGGACAAGAGACGTCCACAGAACCCATCACGCCAGATTCTCCACCTCA acaggAGAGTTCTGCTCAGAGGCTGGATGAACCAGATCCAGTTAAATCTGAGTCCTTGATACCACCAGCTGATGCTGCCGATCCAAAAGCAG CTCCAAGAGATGCAGTTGACACACCAAAGGTTTCCAAGAAACCAAGGAGGAGGAAAAGAAAAGTGGCAAATG CTTCCTCACAAAATCAGGGGATTGGTGGACAAGAGACGTCCAGGGGACCCTCCTTCACGCCACCTTCTCCACCTCA AAATGAGAGTTCCATGAGACTGGATAAACCAGATCCAGTCAAATCTGAGCCCCTGGTACCTCCAGCAGATGGTGCTCTTCCAAAAACAG TTTTAAGAAAGCAGGAGATTGCTGGAGAGGAGACACAGAGACAGGAGGCGAGCGACACTGGCACATCTGTTGTAGACCTATGTGAGCGGCTGGAGAAAGTACATCAGTCCTCAAAGCCTCCTGCTAGAGCTACACAAGCTCCTGAACCTGA ATCCAATCGAAAATAA
- the LOC130427806 gene encoding titin-like isoform X3, translated as MVCFETAEAEMIVEDVQPITSWADSIDDEDEYFYNVSRAPIPSWAVMDVTFEAAEDPEPSPSGPVRAEIPVVQKRVIRDGWRSRVVLKKTSVMPPVTTDSAGHPSKLERQKEKSESLVPPAPASVPKTAPRDAVDTPKVSKKPRRRKRKIANAPSQSEEINGQETSTEPITPDSPPQQESSAQRLDEPDQVKSESLIPPADAADPKAAPRDAVDTPKVSKKPRRRKRKMANASSQNQGIGGQETSTAPSFTPPSPPQKKSTSKTLKSRVPPAPAAALKTAAVVQKRVIRDGWKSRVVWQKTSVMPPVTTDSAGHPSKLERQKEKSESLVPPAPASVPKTAPRDAVDTPKVSSEPRRRIRKVSKDITHWMKRCVMCIVGFLTKSGDWWTRDVHSTLLHATFSTLKSTSKTLKSRVPPAPAAALKTAVNKKRVIRDGWRSWVIWQKTSVMPPVTTDSAGHPSKLERQKEKSESVVPPAPASVPRAAPSQSEEINGQETSTEPIMPDSPPQQESSAQRLDEPDQVKSESLIPPADAADPKAAPRDAVDTPKVSKKPRRRKRKIAKAPSQSEEINGQETSTEPIMPNSPPQQESSAQRLDEPDPVKSESLIPPADAAVPKAAPRDAVDTPKVSKKPRRRKRKIANASSQNQGIGGQDTSRGPSFTPPSPPQKESTKTLKSRVPPAPAAALKTAAVVQKRVIRDGWRSRVVWQKTSVMPPVTTDSAGHPSKLERQKEKSESLVPPAPASVPKTAPRDAVDTPKVSKKPRRRKRKVSKAPSQSEEINGQETSTEPIMPDSPPQQESSAQRLDEPDQVKSESLIPPADAADPKTAPRDAVDTPKVSKKPRRRKRKMANASSQNQGIGGQETSRGPSFTPPSPPQKESTKTLKSRVPPAPAAALKTAPSQSEEINGQETSTEPITPDSPPQQESSAQRLDEPDQVKSESLIPPADAAVPKAAPRDAVDTPKVSKKPRRRKRKVANDITHWMKRCVMCIVGFLTKSGDWWTRDVHSTLLHATFSTLKSTSKALKSRVPPAPAAALKTAAVVQKRVIRDGWRSWVIWQKTSVMPPVTTDSAGHPSKLERQKEKSESLVPPAPASVPKTAPSQRQETGGQETATKPVVTPASPSEGQRSAWGTSLPQLQRPRDKPETLVPPAPADVPRAAPSQSEEINGQETSTEPITPDSPPQQESSAQRLDEPDQVKSESLIPQADAADPKAAPRDAVDTPKVSKKPRRRKRKMANASSQNQGIGGQETFTAPSFTPPSPPQKESTKTLKSRVPPAPAAALKTAPSQSEEINGQETSTEPITPDSPPQQESSAQRLDEPDPVKSESLIPPADAADPKAAPRDAVDTPKVSKKPRRRKRKVANASSQNQGIGGQETSRGPSFTPPSPPQNESSMRLDKPDPVKSEPLVPPADGALPKTVLRKQEIAGEETQRQEASDTGTSVVDLCERLEKVHQSSKPPARATQAPEPESNRK; from the exons ATGGTTTGTTTCGAGACTGCCGAAGCAGAAATGATCGTCGAGGACGTTCAGCCCATAACTTCTTGGGCCGATTCCATCGACGATGAAGACGAATACTTCTATAATGTGTCCCGTGCGCCCATACCATCGTGGGCCGTCATGGATGTGACCTTTGAGGCGGCTGAAGATCCAGAGCCTTCACCTTCTGGCCCTGTGAGAGCAGAGATTC CTGTTGTCCAGAAGAGGGTCATTAGAGATGGGTGGAGAAGTCGGGTGGTTTTGAAAAAGACATCTGTGATGCCTCCCGTGACGACAGATTCAGCAGGTCACCCATCTAA GCTggagagacaaaaagagaaatctgAGTCCCTGGTACCTCCAGCACCAGCCTCTGTTCCAAAAACAG CTCCAAGAGATGCAGTTGACACACCAAAGGTTTCCAAGAAACCAAGGAGGAGGAAAAGAAAAATTGCAAATG CTCCCTCACAAAGCGAGGAGATCAATGGACAAGAGACGTCCACAGAACCCATCACGCCAGATTCTCCACCTCA acaggAGAGTTCTGCTCAGAGGCTGGATGAACCAGATCAAGTTAAATCTGAGTCCTTGATACCACCAGCTGATGCTGCCGATCCAAAAGCAG CTCCAAGAGATGCAGTTGACACACCAAAGGTTTCCAAGAAACCAAGGAGGAGGAAAAGAAAAATGGCAAATG CTTCCTCACAAAATCAGGGGATTGGTGGACAAGAGACGTCCACAGCACCCTCCTTCACGCCACCTTCTCCACCTCA GAAGAAGAGTACTTCAAAGACACTGAAGTCCCGGGTACCTCCAGCACCGGCAGCTGCTCTAAAAACAG CAGCTGTTGTCCAGAAGAGGGTCATTAGAGATGGGTGGAAAAGTCGGGTGGTTTGGCAAAAGACATCTGTGATGCCTCCCGTGACGACAGATTCAGCAGGTCACCCATCTAA GCTggagagacaaaaagagaaatctgAGTCCCTGGTACCTCCAGCACCAGCCTCTGTTCCAAAAACAG CTCCAAGAGATGCAGTTGACACACCAAAGGTTTCCAGCGAACCAAGGAGGAGGATAAGAAAAGTGTCAAAAG ATATCACTCATTGGATGAAGAGATGTGTCATGTGCattgttgg CTTCCTCACAAAATCAGGGGATTGGTGGACAAGAGACGTCCACAGCACCCTCCTTCACGCCACCTTCTCCACCTTA AAGAGTACTTCAAAGACACTGAAGTCCCGGGTACCTCCAGCACCGGCAGCTGCTCTAAAAACAG CTGTTAACAAGAAGAGGGTCATTAGAGATGGGTGGAGAAGTTGGGTGATTTGGCAAAAGACATCTGTGATGCCTCCCGTGACGACAGATTCAGCAGGTCACCCATCTAA GCTggagagacaaaaagagaaatctgAGTCCGTGGTACCTCCAGCACCAGCCTCTGTTCCAAGAGCAG CTCCCTCACAAAGCGAGGAGATCAATGGACAAGAGACGTCCACAGAACCCATCATGCCAGATTCTCCACCTCA acaggAGAGTTCTGCTCAGAGGCTGGATGAACCAGATCAAGTTAAATCTGAGTCCTTGATACCACCAGCTGATGCTGCCGATCCAAAAGCAG CTCCAAGAGATGCAGTGGACACACCAAAGGTTTCAAAGAAACCAAGGAGGAGGAAAAGAAAAATTGCAAAAG CTCCCTCACAAAGCGAGGAGATCAATGGACAAGAGACGTCCACAGAACCCATCATGCCAAATTCTCCACCTCA ACAGGAGAGTTCTGCTCAGAGGCTGGATGAACCAGATCCAGTTAAATCTGAGTCCTTGATACCACCAGCTGATGCTGCCGTTCCAAAAGCAG CTCCAAGAGATGCAGTGGACACACCAAAGGTTTCCAAGAAACCAAGGAGGAGGAAAAGAAAAATTGCAAATG CTTCCTCACAAAATCAGGGGATTGGTGGACAAGATACGTCCAGGGGACCCTCCTTCACGCCACCTTCTCCACCTCA GAAGGAGAGTACAAAGACACTGAAGTCCCGGGTACCTCCAGCACCGGCAGCTGCTCTAAAAACAG CAGCTGTTGTCCAGAAGAGGGTCATTAGAGATGGGTGGAGAAGTCGGGTGGTTTGGCAAAAGACATCTGTGATGCCTCCCGTGACGACAGATTCAGCAGGTCACCCATCTAA GCTggagagacaaaaagagaaatctgAGTCCCTGGTACCTCCAGCACCAGCCTCTGTTCCAAAAACAG CTCCAAGAGATGCAGTGGACACACCAAAGGTTTCCAAGAAACCAAGGAGGAGGAAAAGAAAAGTGTCAAAAG CTCCATCACAAAGCGAGGAGATCAATGGACAAGAGACGTCCACAGAACCCATCATGCCAGATTCTCCACCTCA ACAGGAGAGTTCTGCTCAGAGGCTGGATGAACCAGATCAAGTTAAATCTGAGTCCTTGATACCACCAGCTGATGCTGCCGATCCAAAAACAG CTCCAAGAGATGCAGTGGACACACCAAAGGTTTCCAAGAAACCAAGGAGGAGGAAAAGAAAAATGGCAAATG CTTCCTCACAAAATCAGGGGATTGGTGGACAAGAGACGTCCAGGGGACCCTCCTTCACGCCACCTTCTCCACCTCA GAAGGAGAGTACAAAGACACTGAAGTCCCGGGTACCTCCAGCACCGGCAGCTGCTCTAAAAACAG CTCCCTCACAAAGCGAGGAGATCAATGGACAAGAGACGTCCACAGAACCCATCACGCCAGATTCTCCACCTCA ACAGGAGAGTTCTGCTCAGAGGCTGGATGAACCAGATCAAGTTAAATCTGAGTCCTTGATACCACCAGCTGATGCTGCCGTTCCAAAAGCAG CTCCAAGAGATGCAGTTGACACACCAAAGGTTTCCAAGAAACCAAGGAGGAGGAAAAGAAAAGTGGCAAATG ATATCACTCATTGGATGAAGAGATGTGTCATGTGCattgttgg CTTCCTCACAAAATCAGGGGATTGGTGGACAAGAGACGTCCACAGCACCCTCCTTCACGCCACCTTCTCCACCTTA AAGAGTACTTCAAAGGCACTGAAGTCCCGGGTACCTCCAGCACCGGCAGCTGCTCTAAAAACAG CAGCTGTTGTCCAGAAGAGGGTCATTAGAGATGGGTGGAGAAGTTGGGTGATTTGGCAAAAGACATCTGTGATGCCTCCTGTGACGACAGATTCAGCAGGTCACCCATCTAA GCTggagagacaaaaagagaaatctgAGTCCCTGGTACCTCCAGCACCAGCCTCTGTTCCAAAAACAG CTCCCTCACAAAGGCAAGAGACCGGTGGACAAGAGACGGCAACAAAGCCTGTCGTTACGCCAGCTTCTCCATCTGA GGGTCAGCGTTCTGCCTGGGGAACTTCTTTACCTCA GCTTCAGAGACCAAGAGACAAACCTGAGACCCTGGTACCTCCAGCACCTGCCGATGTTCCAAGAGCAG CTCCCTCACAAAGCGAGGAGATCAATGGACAAGAGACGTCCACAGAACCCATCACGCCAGATTCTCCACCTCA acaggAGAGTTCTGCTCAGAGGCTGGATGAACCAGATCAAGTTAAATCTGAGTCCTTGATACCGCAAGCTGATGCTGCCGATCCAAAAGCAG CTCCAAGAGATGCAGTTGACACACCAAAGGTTTCAAAGAAACCAAGGAGGAGGAAAAGAAAAATGGCAAATG CTTCCTCACAAAATCAGGGGATTGGTGGACAAGAGACGTTTACAGCACCCTCCTTCACGCCACCTTCTCCACCTCA GAAGGAGAGTACAAAGACACTGAAGTCCCGGGTACCTCCAGCACCGGCAGCTGCTCTAAAAACAG CTCCCTCACAAAGCGAGGAGATCAATGGACAAGAGACGTCCACAGAACCCATCACGCCAGATTCTCCACCTCA acaggAGAGTTCTGCTCAGAGGCTGGATGAACCAGATCCAGTTAAATCTGAGTCCTTGATACCACCAGCTGATGCTGCCGATCCAAAAGCAG CTCCAAGAGATGCAGTTGACACACCAAAGGTTTCCAAGAAACCAAGGAGGAGGAAAAGAAAAGTGGCAAATG CTTCCTCACAAAATCAGGGGATTGGTGGACAAGAGACGTCCAGGGGACCCTCCTTCACGCCACCTTCTCCACCTCA AAATGAGAGTTCCATGAGACTGGATAAACCAGATCCAGTCAAATCTGAGCCCCTGGTACCTCCAGCAGATGGTGCTCTTCCAAAAACAG TTTTAAGAAAGCAGGAGATTGCTGGAGAGGAGACACAGAGACAGGAGGCGAGCGACACTGGCACATCTGTTGTAGACCTATGTGAGCGGCTGGAGAAAGTACATCAGTCCTCAAAGCCTCCTGCTAGAGCTACACAAGCTCCTGAACCTGA ATCCAATCGAAAATAA